One Spinacia oleracea cultivar Varoflay chromosome 4, BTI_SOV_V1, whole genome shotgun sequence DNA segment encodes these proteins:
- the LOC110792008 gene encoding uncharacterized protein — translation MTTGEMTIAEMKAAYEKAQAELAQERASNETLQKELESVKSNKHQSRYKGGKPKKLTFEMPDDFEDVTDDEEETREEEDKEAPDPVTQRLNKMDARMTKHYSRLMKLMTRFPGAPTPVETEPTDGYAASPFCEAIARVTVPHTLRLPTWTTLYDGTSDPYRHVNFYKQRMWQIGIPHDLVEPVMCKSFGGTLDGAALEWLTNVPPRSISCLSDLINAFYQQFASSRQLEKQTSDLYRTAIEAFKRGLIPNSELYREITKYPCATFEEVRSRATAQMRIEDDEVIRTASQRSIGGSSDRRSYTPRNNNWRHQPYVRQNQVQSVNQYYDTNNVYRNERVEHPNISDYGFNVDIGGVVNALQNVGGTVRWPRKKDRPDSTKDMSKWCDFHRDNGHTTEECISLRKEVAYLLKRGHLKELLSDKGKETFSKEQTTLPGPATSSERPDPPPFSKVVNVISGGSDICGLTSSAAKKINRGESETVEEGQTDDEVALHRSLTAMAITFDDSDSVDTQREHHDGLVISLPIGNALIRRILVDNGSSANVLFLEALQEMGLEEKNIVRRSTVLVGFSGEALRTVGEISLPTYAEGVNMMTKFNVVDCPSAYNVILGRPWIHKMKAVPSTYHQSIKFPTKWGVMEIKGQQRDAKKCYETALKPSKSPI, via the exons ATGACTACTGGAGAGATGACGATCGCAGAGATGAAGGCGGCTTACGAGAAAGCCCAAGCCGAGCTAGCCCAAGAGAGGGCATCCAATGAAACCCTCCAGAAAGAGCTCGAATCTGTAAAGAGCAACAAGCACCAGTCCCGCTACAAAGGTGGGAAGCCAAAAAAGCTAACGTTCGAGATGCCCGATGACTTTGAAGATGTGACCGACGATGAGGAGGAAACCCGTGAGGAAGAAGACAAAGAAGCTCCCGATCCGGTGACCCAACGCCTGAACAAGATGGATGCACGCATGACAAAGCACTATTCCCGCCTGATGAAGTTGATGACCAGGTTCCCCGGGGCACCTACACCAGTGGAGACCGAGCCGACCGACGGGTATGCCGCGTCGCCGTTCTGCGAAGCGATCGCTAGAGTGACGGTTCCGCACACACTCCGGCTCCCAACCTGGACCACCCTGTACGACGGGACATCCGACCCCTATAGGCACGTCAACTTCTACAAGCAGCGCATGTGGCAGATCGGGATTCCGCACGACCTAGTGGAACCTGTTATGTGCAAATCATTCGGCGGCACCCTTGATGGAGCAGCTTTGGAATGGCTCACGAACGTCCCTCCCAGATCCATCTCCTGTTTGTCCGACCTCATCAACGCCTTCTATCAACAATTCGCCAGCAGTCGCCAGTTAGAAAAACAAACCAGTGATCTCTATCG GACTGCTATTGAGGCGTTCAAGAGAGGCCTCATCCCCAATTCGGAGCTATACCGGGAaataaccaaatacccctgtgCAACTTTCGAAGAGGTGCGATCAAGGGCCACCGCCCAGATGCGAATCGAAGACGACGAGGTTATCCGAACAGCATCTCAACGATCAATAGGGGGCAGCAGCGACAGAAGATCGTACACCCCAAGGAACAACAATTGGCGACACCAACCATATGTTCGGCAAAACCAGGTACAAAGTGTCAATCAGTATTATGATACTAACAATGTTTACAGGAACGAGCGGGTCGAACACCCTAACATCTCCGACTACGGCTTCAACGTCGACATTGGAGGTGTGGTGAACGCCCTTCAAAATGTAGGTGGAACAGTCAGATGGCCCCGGAAGAAAGACAGACCGGACTCCACGAAGGACATGAGCAAATGGTGCGACTTCCACCGCGACAACGGACACACAACCGAGGAGTGCATCTCCCTCCGAAAGGAAGTCGCATACCTCCTGAAACGGGGGCATCTAAAGGAACTGTTGAGCGACAAGGGAAAAGAAACATTTTCCAAAGAGCAAACCACCCTGCCCGGCCCAGCGACAAGCAGCGAGCGACCAGACCCACCACCATTCAGTAAAGTGGTAAATGTTATTTCCGGTGGTTCAGATATTTGTGGACTAACCtcttctgcagctaaaaaaATTAACAGGGGAGAATCTGAGACCGTAGAAGAGGGACAAACCGACGACGAGGTCGCACTACACAGGTCCCTGACCGCAATGGCTATCACTTTCGACGATTCAGATTCTGTAGATACACAGCGGGAGCACCACGACGGGTTGGTAATATCGCTCCCAATAGGGAACGCATTGATCAGAAGGATACTGGTCGACAACGGAAGCTCAGCCAACGTACTGTTCTTGGaagcactacaagaaatgggATTAGAAGAGAAAAACATAGTAAGGAGATCAACAGTTCTGGTAGGGTTCAGTGGAGAAGCACTACGGACGGTAGGAGAGATATCGCTGCCTACATACGCAGAAGGCGTCAACATGATGACCAAGTTCAACGTCGTCGATTGTCCATCAGCGTACAACGTCATCCTAGGACgaccatggatccacaaaatgaagGCAGTGCCATCAACATATCAccaatcaatcaaatttccaacCAAGTGGGGggtcatggaaatcaaagggCAGCAAAGGGATGCGAAGAAATGTTACGAGACAGCACTGAAACCATCCAAGTCACccatctag